The following proteins are co-located in the Shouchella hunanensis genome:
- the hrcA gene encoding heat-inducible transcriptional repressor HrcA produces MLTERQLLILHAIVDDYVRSAEPVGSRSISKRADVQFSSATIRNEMADLEELGFLDKPHSSAGRVPSQKGYRYYVDHLLSPHRLTVAERSRLSTIASAKIQAIEEVFQESARILSEMTSYVSIVLGSELLNERLQKIQIVPLEGMKAIVILISETGHIENHIVQLDEHVTTEDLERTVNLLNERLRGVAFSQLQQKIHLELNHLFKAHVRNYKQVLGMLEPTLSPAITEKLIFSGRSNLMEQPEFQDIEKMRMVYKALEEETLLYDWLKTQHVNGLNVSIGNENQLKALDECSIVTASFAINGQHVGTLGVIGPTRMEYRRMLKVVDSLSKNMSKLLTDH; encoded by the coding sequence ATGTTGACTGAAAGACAACTCTTGATCTTACATGCAATCGTTGACGACTATGTACGTTCCGCTGAGCCAGTTGGTTCTAGAAGCATCTCTAAGCGTGCTGATGTCCAATTCAGCTCAGCTACGATACGGAATGAAATGGCCGACTTAGAAGAACTTGGTTTTCTTGATAAACCGCATAGTTCTGCCGGACGAGTTCCTTCTCAAAAGGGCTATCGTTACTATGTAGACCATTTACTCTCCCCACATCGATTAACAGTTGCTGAACGATCGAGGCTTTCAACGATTGCTTCAGCGAAAATACAAGCGATTGAAGAAGTGTTTCAAGAGTCGGCACGAATCCTTTCAGAAATGACGAGCTATGTATCGATTGTTTTAGGTTCAGAGCTATTAAATGAGCGCCTGCAAAAGATCCAAATTGTTCCGCTTGAAGGAATGAAAGCCATCGTTATTTTAATTAGCGAAACAGGCCATATTGAAAACCATATTGTGCAATTAGATGAACACGTAACGACAGAAGATCTAGAGCGAACAGTCAATCTATTGAATGAACGTTTACGTGGTGTTGCATTCTCGCAGTTGCAACAGAAGATCCACCTTGAACTAAATCATTTATTTAAAGCGCATGTAAGAAACTATAAACAAGTATTAGGTATGCTTGAACCAACACTTTCGCCAGCTATTACAGAAAAACTGATCTTTTCGGGCCGGTCGAATTTAATGGAGCAGCCAGAATTTCAAGATATTGAAAAGATGAGAATGGTATACAAAGCGCTTGAGGAAGAAACATTGCTTTATGACTGGTTGAAAACACAACATGTGAATGGTTTGAATGTTTCAATTGGAAATGAAAATCAGCTAAAGGCACTTGATGAATGTAGTATCGTTACGGCATCTTTTGCGATAAATGGGCAGCATGTTGGCACATTAGGTGTCATTGGTCCAACCCGCATGGAATATCGCCGAATGTTAAAAGTAGTCGATTCATTATCGAAAAACATGTCAAAGCTACTAACGGATCACTAA
- the grpE gene encoding nucleotide exchange factor GrpE, which produces MPEQNKKEAEEKQEHGTEEVVEEHHSDEQMDEQSDVQEEQEAEVVHPLEVELKEANDRLARTKADYDNFRRRTKEEREAQLKYKSQGLIESLLPALDNFERALAVEPQSDEAKQLLQGMEMVYRQIEEALQNEGVTVIPTEGETFDPHLHQAVMQVEEEGYESNQIVAELQKGYQLKDRVIRHSMVKVNS; this is translated from the coding sequence ATGCCAGAGCAAAACAAAAAAGAAGCTGAAGAAAAGCAAGAACATGGCACTGAAGAAGTAGTAGAAGAACATCATTCTGATGAACAAATGGATGAACAGAGTGATGTTCAAGAAGAACAAGAAGCTGAAGTTGTTCATCCTCTTGAAGTAGAATTAAAAGAAGCAAATGATCGACTCGCTCGAACGAAAGCTGATTATGACAACTTCAGAAGAAGAACAAAAGAAGAGCGTGAAGCTCAGCTTAAATATAAATCACAAGGGTTAATTGAGAGTCTATTACCAGCTCTTGATAACTTTGAGCGTGCCCTTGCTGTAGAGCCGCAAAGTGATGAAGCAAAACAACTTCTTCAAGGAATGGAAATGGTATACCGTCAAATTGAAGAAGCGCTGCAAAATGAAGGTGTAACGGTCATTCCAACAGAGGGAGAAACATTTGATCCTCATTTGCACCAAGCAGTGATGCAAGTGGAAGAAGAGGGTTACGAAAGTAATCAAATTGTTGCTGAGCTACAAAAAGGATATCAATTAAAAGATCGTGTCATTCGCCATTCAATGGTTAAAGTGAATTCATAG
- the dnaK gene encoding molecular chaperone DnaK — MSKIIGIDLGTTNSCVAVMEGGEATVIPNPEGNRTTPSVVAFKDGERLVGEVAKRQAITNPNTVISIKRHMGTDYKVEVEGKSYSPQELSAIILQKLKSDAEAYLGEKVTKAVITVPAYFNDSQRQATKDAGKIAGLEVDRIVNEPTAAALAYGLEKEEDQTILVYDLGGGTFDVSILELGDGFFEVKATSGDNKLGGDDFDDVIMDHLVAEFKKENGIDLSQDKMAMQRLKDAAEKAKKDLSGVTQTQISLPFITADSTGPKHLEMNLTRAKFDEISSDLVERTLAPTRRALSDAGLSASEIDKVVLVGGSTRIPAVQEAIKRLTGKDSHKGVNPDEVVALGAAIQAGVLTGDVKDVVLLDVTPLSLGIETMGGVFTKLIERNTTIPTSKSQTFSTAADNQPSVDIHVLQGEREMAADNKTLGRFQLNDIPPAPRGVPQIEVSFDIDANGIVNVKAKDLGTNKEQSITITSSSGLSDEDIEKMVQDAEENAEADKKRREQVELRNEADQLVFSTEKTLTDLGDNVDQGEKEKAEAAKDKLKAALESDNEEEIKTAKDELQEIVTALTTKMYEQAAQAAQAQQGAEGENAGQQDDNVVDAEYEEVNDDEKK, encoded by the coding sequence ATGAGTAAAATTATTGGAATTGACTTAGGTACAACAAACTCATGTGTAGCAGTAATGGAAGGTGGAGAAGCAACGGTTATCCCGAATCCAGAAGGTAACCGTACAACACCATCTGTTGTTGCTTTTAAAGATGGGGAGCGTCTAGTAGGGGAAGTGGCGAAACGCCAAGCGATTACAAATCCGAACACAGTGATCTCCATTAAGCGTCATATGGGTACAGATTACAAAGTGGAAGTAGAAGGTAAAAGCTACTCTCCACAAGAACTTTCTGCGATTATTTTACAAAAACTTAAATCAGATGCAGAAGCATACTTAGGTGAAAAAGTTACAAAAGCTGTTATTACGGTTCCAGCTTATTTCAACGATTCTCAGCGTCAAGCAACAAAGGATGCTGGTAAAATTGCTGGTCTAGAAGTAGATCGTATTGTCAATGAGCCAACTGCCGCAGCGCTTGCTTACGGTTTAGAAAAAGAAGAAGATCAAACGATTCTTGTTTACGACCTTGGTGGCGGTACATTTGACGTATCGATTCTTGAACTAGGCGATGGTTTCTTTGAAGTTAAAGCAACGTCTGGTGATAATAAGCTAGGTGGAGATGATTTTGATGATGTAATCATGGATCATCTTGTAGCAGAATTCAAAAAAGAAAACGGCATTGACTTATCACAAGATAAAATGGCTATGCAACGTTTAAAAGATGCGGCAGAAAAAGCGAAAAAAGATCTTTCTGGCGTTACACAAACTCAGATTTCGTTACCGTTTATTACAGCAGACTCTACTGGTCCAAAGCATTTAGAAATGAACTTAACTCGTGCGAAGTTTGATGAGATTTCAAGTGATCTTGTAGAACGTACTCTAGCACCAACCCGCCGTGCCCTTTCTGATGCTGGTCTTTCAGCTTCTGAAATTGACAAAGTTGTTCTTGTTGGTGGCTCTACTCGTATTCCTGCTGTACAAGAAGCGATTAAACGTTTAACAGGTAAAGACTCTCACAAAGGAGTAAATCCTGATGAAGTGGTTGCACTCGGTGCTGCGATCCAAGCAGGTGTTTTAACAGGTGATGTAAAAGACGTAGTTCTACTTGACGTTACACCATTATCTCTAGGTATTGAAACAATGGGTGGTGTATTTACGAAATTAATCGAGCGTAATACAACCATTCCTACATCTAAATCGCAAACATTCTCAACAGCCGCTGATAACCAGCCATCTGTAGATATACATGTGCTTCAAGGTGAACGTGAAATGGCAGCAGATAATAAAACTCTTGGTCGTTTCCAGTTAAACGATATCCCGCCAGCACCACGTGGTGTTCCACAAATCGAAGTAAGCTTTGATATTGATGCGAACGGTATCGTAAACGTAAAGGCGAAAGATCTTGGTACCAACAAGGAGCAATCCATTACCATTACATCTTCATCAGGTCTATCAGATGAAGACATCGAAAAAATGGTTCAAGATGCAGAAGAAAATGCAGAAGCCGATAAGAAGCGTCGCGAGCAAGTCGAACTTCGTAATGAAGCAGACCAGCTTGTATTCTCAACTGAAAAAACATTAACGGACCTTGGCGATAATGTGGATCAAGGTGAAAAAGAAAAAGCGGAAGCTGCAAAAGATAAGTTAAAAGCAGCACTTGAAAGTGATAATGAAGAAGAAATCAAAACCGCTAAAGACGAGCTCCAAGAAATTGTAACAGCTTTAACTACGAAAATGTATGAGCAAGCAGCACAAGCGGCACAGGCACAACAAGGCGCTGAAGGCGAAAACGCTGGCCAGCAAGATGATAATGTTGTCGATGCTGAATATGAAGAAGTAAATGACGACGAAAAGAAATAA
- the dnaJ gene encoding molecular chaperone DnaJ — translation MSKRDFYEVLGVSQNASEDEVKKAYRKLARQYHPDVNKEEGAEAKFKEVKEAYDTLSDPQKKAHYDQFGHTDPNQGFGGAGAGDFGGFSDIFDMFFGGQGGGRRNPNAPRQGNDLQYTMTLEFKEAVFGKETEIEIPREENCETCDGSGAKPGTKPETCSHCKGSGQLNVEQNTPFGRVVNRRVCNHCEGTGKMIKDKCTTCHGKGKVRKRKKINVKVPAGIDNGQQLRVSSQGEAGTNGGPAGDLYVVFQVKEHEFFEREGEDIYCEVPLTFPQVALGDEIEVPTLTGKIKLKIPAGTQTGTNFRLKGKGVPNVHGRGQGDQHVQVRVVTPKTLNENEKELMREFAGMSGGRPEEQNDGFFDKLRRAFKGE, via the coding sequence GTGAGTAAACGAGATTTTTATGAAGTGTTAGGTGTTAGCCAAAATGCTTCTGAAGACGAAGTGAAAAAAGCATACCGAAAATTAGCTCGCCAATACCACCCTGATGTGAATAAAGAAGAGGGTGCAGAAGCGAAATTTAAAGAAGTAAAAGAAGCGTATGATACATTAAGTGATCCGCAAAAGAAAGCACACTACGATCAGTTCGGTCATACAGATCCAAACCAAGGTTTTGGTGGGGCAGGAGCTGGTGATTTTGGTGGCTTTAGCGATATTTTTGACATGTTTTTCGGAGGTCAAGGTGGCGGAAGAAGAAATCCGAATGCCCCTAGACAAGGGAATGATCTTCAATACACAATGACACTTGAATTCAAAGAAGCTGTTTTTGGGAAAGAAACAGAGATTGAAATTCCACGGGAAGAGAACTGTGAAACGTGTGACGGCTCAGGGGCAAAGCCCGGAACTAAGCCTGAAACATGCTCACACTGTAAAGGTTCTGGCCAGCTAAATGTTGAGCAAAACACACCGTTTGGTCGTGTTGTGAATCGCCGCGTTTGTAACCATTGTGAAGGTACCGGAAAGATGATTAAAGATAAATGTACCACATGCCATGGTAAAGGAAAGGTTCGGAAGCGTAAAAAAATCAACGTAAAAGTACCAGCTGGTATTGATAACGGACAGCAGCTTCGTGTTTCTAGTCAAGGGGAAGCTGGAACAAATGGAGGTCCTGCAGGGGACTTGTATGTAGTGTTCCAAGTGAAAGAACATGAATTCTTTGAGCGTGAAGGCGAAGATATTTATTGCGAAGTTCCTCTAACGTTCCCACAAGTTGCCTTAGGCGACGAAATTGAGGTACCAACGTTAACGGGGAAAATTAAGCTGAAGATTCCAGCTGGCACTCAAACAGGAACGAACTTTAGGCTTAAAGGCAAGGGTGTACCAAATGTTCACGGTCGTGGCCAAGGAGATCAGCACGTACAGGTACGTGTTGTCACACCAAAAACATTAAACGAAAATGAGAAAGAATTGATGAGAGAATTCGCAGGTATGAGTGGCGGTCGTCCGGAAGAGCAAAATGACGGTTTTTTTGATAAATTGCGCCGCGCATTTAAAGGCGAGTAA
- the prmA gene encoding 50S ribosomal protein L11 methyltransferase, whose product MKWAEFRVHTTQEAVEPVSNILHEEGAAGVAIEDPKDLVTEWSVKFGEVYELSPDDYPTEGVMIKAYFPMNDSFKRTIAEVEDRIKGLVAFDIPIAPGTTGYVEVNDDDWANAWKKYYHPVKVTDQIVIVPTWEDYDKKDHELIIELDPGMAFGTGTHPTTVLSLQALEKTVQKGDAVIDVGTGSGVLALAAWKLGAETIHAYDLDDVAVTSARENFKLNQAESLININQNDLLKNIEPHSAEIVVANILAEVIVTFTDDAYRVVKPGGTFITSGIIERKEQLVKDAIEASGFAIDSIERQEGWVAIIAKKVSE is encoded by the coding sequence ATGAAATGGGCAGAATTTCGCGTTCATACGACGCAAGAAGCGGTAGAACCCGTTTCAAACATCCTTCACGAAGAAGGCGCGGCAGGGGTTGCGATAGAAGATCCGAAAGATTTAGTAACCGAATGGAGCGTCAAGTTTGGTGAAGTTTATGAACTTTCTCCAGATGACTATCCAACAGAAGGCGTTATGATCAAAGCGTATTTCCCGATGAATGATTCATTTAAACGTACAATTGCGGAAGTTGAAGACCGAATTAAAGGCCTTGTAGCATTTGATATTCCAATTGCACCTGGAACGACAGGGTATGTAGAAGTAAACGATGATGATTGGGCAAACGCATGGAAAAAATACTATCACCCTGTTAAAGTAACGGATCAGATTGTCATTGTTCCTACTTGGGAAGACTATGATAAAAAAGATCATGAACTTATTATTGAACTGGACCCAGGTATGGCTTTTGGTACAGGAACTCATCCAACAACAGTACTTTCTTTACAAGCGTTAGAGAAAACTGTACAAAAAGGTGATGCGGTCATTGACGTTGGAACTGGGTCAGGCGTGCTCGCTCTCGCTGCATGGAAATTAGGGGCAGAAACGATACATGCGTATGATTTGGATGACGTTGCTGTAACGAGTGCAAGGGAAAACTTTAAACTGAACCAAGCGGAAAGTCTGATTAACATTAATCAAAATGACTTACTGAAAAATATTGAACCACATTCTGCTGAAATTGTTGTAGCGAATATTTTAGCAGAAGTAATTGTCACCTTCACAGATGATGCTTATCGAGTTGTAAAGCCGGGTGGTACTTTTATTACTTCAGGCATTATTGAACGCAAAGAACAACTAGTGAAAGATGCAATTGAAGCGTCAGGCTTTGCAATTGACTCCATTGAGCGTCAAGAAGGCTGGGTTGCAATTATCGCTAAAAAAGTCAGTGAGTGA
- a CDS encoding 16S rRNA (uracil(1498)-N(3))-methyltransferase, with translation MQRYFIANEQMSDTQVTVTGEDAAHIRKVMRMVAGDDIICVNKSGRAVVATITALSEDKVDGDILYEERKQTDLPVNVTLAQGLPKGDKFEFIIQKATELGVHAIIPFIAERSIVKWDEKKMQKKLVRFEKIAKEAAEQSHRSSVPTIFSPLNRQSLVTDLHTYDLCLVCDEDEAKLGRKGVLKEQLEKVAPGMRVLIIVGPEGGMARQEVDQLTEAGAIPCSLGPRILRTETASLYMLAALSYQVEL, from the coding sequence ATGCAGCGTTATTTTATCGCAAATGAACAAATGAGCGACACGCAGGTAACGGTAACAGGTGAAGATGCTGCTCATATTCGGAAAGTGATGCGAATGGTGGCGGGGGATGACATTATTTGTGTAAATAAAAGTGGTCGAGCTGTTGTAGCGACGATTACAGCACTTTCTGAGGATAAAGTGGATGGAGACATTCTTTACGAAGAAAGGAAACAAACCGATTTACCTGTTAATGTTACGCTTGCCCAAGGCTTGCCAAAAGGGGACAAATTTGAATTCATTATTCAAAAAGCCACGGAATTAGGTGTTCACGCAATCATTCCTTTTATTGCAGAACGGTCTATTGTAAAATGGGATGAGAAAAAAATGCAAAAAAAACTTGTTCGATTTGAGAAAATCGCTAAAGAGGCGGCAGAACAGTCCCATCGTTCCTCTGTGCCTACCATTTTCAGCCCTTTAAACAGACAATCGTTAGTAACTGATTTACATACATACGATCTTTGTTTAGTTTGTGATGAAGATGAGGCAAAACTAGGCCGAAAAGGCGTGTTAAAGGAGCAGCTAGAAAAAGTAGCACCTGGTATGCGCGTGTTGATCATTGTTGGTCCAGAAGGCGGGATGGCAAGACAAGAAGTGGATCAGTTAACGGAAGCAGGAGCCATTCCATGCAGCTTAGGTCCAAGAATTCTTAGAACAGAAACGGCGAGTTTATATATGCTAGCCGCACTCTCTTATCAAGTAGAATTATGA
- the mtaB gene encoding tRNA (N(6)-L-threonylcarbamoyladenosine(37)-C(2))-methylthiotransferase MtaB — protein sequence MSTVAFHTLGCKVNHYETEAIWQLFKQEGYEKVEYEETADVYVINTCTVTNTGDKKSRQVIRRAIRKNPDAVICVTGCYAQTSPAEIMAIPGVDVVVGTQDRPKMLGYIEQYKKERQPINGVGNIMKTRVYEELDVPSFTDRTRASLKIQEGCNNFCTFCIIPWARGLMRSRDPEEVVRQATQLVEAGYKEIVLTGIHTGGYGEDLKDYSLARLLEDLETVKGLKRIRISSIEASQLTDEVIAVIGKSTKIVRHMHIPLQSGSDTVLKRMRRKYTMTAFAERITKLKAVLPRLAITSDVIVGFPGETEEEFQETYDFIAEHKFSELHVFPYSMRTGTPAARMTDQVEEELKNERVHRLIELSNQLAKEYASSFENEVLEVIPEERDKENPESGLFVGYTDNYLKVKLVCDESMIGKIVRVKLTEAGYPFNKGEFVRVLEDHEQLV from the coding sequence ATGTCAACCGTTGCGTTTCATACATTAGGTTGTAAAGTGAATCATTACGAAACAGAGGCTATCTGGCAACTGTTTAAGCAAGAAGGCTATGAAAAAGTAGAGTACGAAGAAACAGCAGACGTGTACGTGATTAATACATGTACCGTAACCAATACAGGGGATAAAAAGAGTAGACAAGTCATCCGTCGTGCAATCCGAAAAAATCCAGACGCTGTTATTTGTGTCACAGGCTGTTATGCGCAGACCTCTCCTGCTGAAATAATGGCGATTCCTGGTGTGGATGTTGTCGTTGGGACACAAGATCGTCCAAAGATGCTCGGTTATATTGAACAATATAAAAAAGAACGTCAGCCGATTAACGGTGTAGGAAATATAATGAAAACAAGGGTTTATGAGGAGTTAGACGTTCCTTCATTTACAGATCGTACAAGAGCATCTTTAAAGATTCAAGAAGGTTGTAATAACTTCTGTACATTCTGCATTATCCCGTGGGCGAGAGGGTTAATGCGTTCTCGTGACCCAGAAGAAGTTGTACGTCAAGCGACACAGCTTGTGGAAGCAGGCTACAAAGAGATCGTTTTAACAGGGATCCATACAGGTGGATACGGCGAAGATTTAAAAGATTATAGTCTTGCCCGTTTGCTAGAAGATTTAGAGACGGTTAAGGGCTTGAAGCGAATTCGCATTTCTTCAATAGAAGCGAGTCAGTTAACAGATGAAGTCATTGCTGTTATTGGGAAATCAACGAAAATTGTGCGCCACATGCATATTCCGCTTCAGTCAGGTTCTGATACAGTATTAAAGCGGATGCGTCGTAAATATACAATGACTGCTTTTGCAGAACGCATCACAAAATTAAAAGCGGTTTTACCCCGATTAGCGATTACGTCTGATGTGATTGTTGGTTTTCCTGGTGAAACAGAAGAAGAATTTCAAGAAACCTATGATTTCATTGCGGAGCATAAATTTAGTGAACTTCATGTGTTTCCTTATTCGATGAGAACGGGGACACCAGCTGCTCGAATGACAGATCAAGTAGAGGAAGAACTAAAAAACGAAAGAGTTCATCGTTTAATTGAACTATCAAACCAATTAGCGAAAGAATATGCATCTTCGTTTGAAAATGAAGTCTTAGAAGTTATACCGGAGGAACGGGATAAAGAAAACCCTGAAAGTGGTCTGTTTGTCGGTTATACAGATAATTACCTGAAAGTAAAGCTTGTTTGTGATGAGTCAATGATTGGTAAAATTGTGCGAGTGAAGCTTACTGAAGCAGGTTATCCCTTTAATAAAGGCGAATTTGTACGTGTGCTAGAAGATCACGAACAACTTGTTTAA
- a CDS encoding class I SAM-dependent methyltransferase, which produces MGKSSKEQFGAYAEAYVTSNLHAKGKDLFILEQLVKERDYQSIIDIATGGGHVAKKLAAYAKDIVAVDLTPEMLAVAKKHLSDAGINHVQYVEASAENLPFEDERFDLAVNRIAAHHFINVTKFLNETYRVLSKEGRFFLLDNVAFEDDVVDNAYNELEKKRDGSHVRAYKKSQWISMVEQAGFTVKHMHTFEKPFLFQDWTDRVQFTSTQKQELSSWMNQLPASVKDALCIKEDHAGVHSFKGQSILLEAIKG; this is translated from the coding sequence ATGGGAAAAAGTTCAAAAGAACAATTCGGGGCATATGCCGAAGCGTACGTTACAAGCAACCTTCATGCAAAAGGAAAAGATTTATTCATATTGGAGCAATTAGTGAAAGAGCGTGATTACCAATCTATAATTGATATTGCAACTGGTGGTGGCCATGTAGCGAAGAAATTGGCAGCGTATGCAAAAGACATCGTTGCAGTTGATTTAACACCAGAAATGTTAGCAGTTGCTAAAAAGCACCTAAGTGATGCTGGAATTAATCATGTTCAATATGTAGAGGCATCTGCGGAAAATTTACCTTTTGAAGACGAACGATTTGATTTGGCGGTTAATCGCATTGCGGCTCATCACTTTATAAATGTAACGAAATTTCTAAATGAGACCTATCGTGTACTATCGAAAGAGGGGCGTTTTTTTCTTCTTGATAACGTGGCATTTGAAGATGATGTCGTTGATAACGCCTACAATGAGCTAGAAAAGAAACGCGATGGTAGCCATGTAAGAGCCTATAAGAAATCTCAATGGATTTCAATGGTAGAGCAGGCGGGATTTACGGTCAAGCATATGCATACGTTTGAGAAACCATTCCTTTTTCAAGATTGGACGGATCGAGTTCAGTTTACATCAACTCAAAAGCAAGAACTCTCTAGTTGGATGAATCAGTTACCTGCTAGTGTTAAAGATGCACTCTGTATAAAAGAAGACCACGCAGGTGTGCATTCGTTTAAGGGTCAGTCTATTTTGCTTGAAGCGATCAAAGGATAA
- the deoC gene encoding deoxyribose-phosphate aldolase, producing MAESVAHLIDHTLLKADATKQQIFHLCEEAKQYKFASVCIQPYWVKTAAQVLAEEPEVKVCTVIGFPLGQNTAAIKAMETKDAIENGATEVDMVINIAALKDQDDETVLADIKAVVDAAKNKALTKVIIETSLLTNEEKERACRLAVQAGADFVKTSTGFSTGGATVEDIRLMRTTVGPQVGVKASGGVRSLEDVQAMVEAGATRIGASSGVAIAKGLESESTY from the coding sequence ATGGCTGAATCAGTCGCCCACCTCATTGACCACACGCTTCTTAAAGCGGATGCAACCAAACAACAAATTTTCCATTTATGTGAAGAGGCAAAGCAATACAAGTTTGCTTCTGTCTGTATTCAGCCTTACTGGGTCAAGACCGCAGCTCAGGTTTTAGCCGAAGAGCCAGAAGTGAAAGTGTGTACGGTCATTGGCTTCCCTCTAGGACAAAATACAGCCGCTATTAAAGCGATGGAAACAAAAGATGCTATTGAAAACGGTGCAACAGAAGTTGACATGGTGATCAACATTGCTGCATTAAAAGATCAAGACGACGAAACCGTTCTAGCCGACATAAAAGCAGTGGTAGACGCAGCGAAAAATAAAGCCTTGACGAAAGTTATTATCGAAACGAGCCTTCTTACAAATGAAGAAAAAGAAAGAGCTTGTCGTTTGGCTGTTCAAGCTGGCGCTGATTTCGTGAAAACGTCTACTGGTTTTTCTACAGGTGGTGCTACAGTTGAAGATATTCGTTTAATGCGCACAACAGTAGGTCCGCAAGTAGGGGTGAAAGCGTCTGGTGGTGTCAGAAGTTTAGAGGATGTACAAGCGATGGTTGAAGCAGGAGCTACTCGGATTGGCGCAAGTTCTGGCGTTGCAATTGCGAAAGGGTTAGAAAGCGAATCAACTTATTAA
- a CDS encoding aldo/keto reductase translates to MRKKELGHSGIHVFPIGLGANAVGGHNLYPNLDEAKGKALVRDGIKNGVDFIDTAFIYGEGRSEELIGEVLQEFKREDVIIATKAAHRKNGDEYVFDNSPAFLKASVDDALKRLNVDYIDLFYIHFPDKDTPKRDAVAALQEMKEAGKIRSIGVSNFSIEQLKEANQDGYVDVYQGEYNLLNREAEKELFPYMLKHTISFIPYFPLVSGLLAGKYTEDTVFPDGDLRNQQGHFQGTTFKQNIEKVNQLKPIAAKHHVDIAHIVLAWYLARPEIDIIIPGAKRAEQLLDNAKSVNVTLSEEDKRFIDTLF, encoded by the coding sequence GTGCGTAAAAAAGAATTAGGGCATTCAGGTATCCATGTGTTTCCAATCGGATTAGGCGCCAATGCAGTTGGTGGGCATAACTTATATCCTAATCTTGACGAAGCGAAAGGAAAGGCATTAGTTCGCGATGGGATTAAAAACGGAGTGGATTTTATTGATACTGCTTTTATCTACGGTGAAGGTCGTTCAGAAGAGCTTATCGGTGAAGTCCTTCAAGAGTTCAAACGAGAAGATGTTATCATTGCCACAAAAGCCGCGCATCGAAAAAACGGCGATGAGTACGTTTTCGATAACTCGCCAGCCTTTCTTAAAGCGTCAGTCGATGATGCGCTAAAACGTTTAAACGTTGATTACATTGACCTTTTTTACATTCACTTTCCAGATAAAGATACACCTAAAAGAGACGCAGTTGCCGCCCTCCAAGAAATGAAAGAAGCAGGGAAAATACGTTCCATTGGGGTGTCAAATTTTTCGATTGAACAATTAAAAGAGGCGAATCAAGATGGCTACGTTGATGTTTATCAAGGCGAATACAATTTATTGAATCGCGAGGCAGAAAAAGAACTTTTCCCATATATGCTTAAGCATACCATTTCTTTTATTCCTTACTTTCCACTCGTATCTGGACTTCTAGCTGGTAAGTATACAGAAGATACCGTCTTTCCGGATGGTGATTTACGAAACCAACAAGGACACTTTCAAGGAACCACGTTCAAACAAAACATCGAGAAAGTAAATCAACTAAAACCAATTGCTGCAAAGCACCATGTTGATATCGCACATATTGTGCTTGCTTGGTATTTAGCTAGACCAGAAATTGATATTATTATTCCAGGTGCTAAGCGAGCCGAGCAACTGTTAGACAATGCGAAAAGCGTCAATGTTACGTTGTCAGAAGAGGATAAACGATTTATTGACACCTTGTTTTAA